AAGAAATCAAGTTAGATGGATCTGGAACTCCTACTAGTGAATGGACCAAGACTTTATATGATCTGGCAGGGAGAATTTCCGAGATGGAATATGCAGATGGTGCCCAGGAATACTCCTTTTATTACACCGAAAACGATGATGCCCTGGGTAAGAAGAAAGGGAAACTCTCCAAGACAGTTGATGCGGATGGAAACATCATGCTTTACGCTTACGATGCCCAAGGGAGGCAAAATGTTGTAGCGATCGACATGGATCAAGATAGCACCATCGATTTTGATGGCTCGGACCGTATTACCCAAACGGAAAGAATCGACTACCTAGATGATGCCACTCATGGAGAAGTTTACCGCACCCTTGTCACCCAGTGGGATATTGATGGTAACAGTAACACCATTACCCTTTCACAAACAGATACCTCCTTTGCTTCGCGCGAGCAATGGACAACTGTTGCTGGAAATACCAGCCGAATCACCCATACTGCCACGAGTCTGCCCGATGCCAGTGGTCAATGGACAGTGACCACAACTTACCCGGATGGGACCCGTATGCTAGAAACTTATCAAAACGGCTATCTTATGTCGCGCCAGCAACGAGATGCTTATAGCGCTCAACTCACCTATCAGGTTTATGTTTACGACGAGCATGGGCGGCTTAGGGATCTAACGGATGCTCGCAACGGAACGACCACCACGACGTATACAGACAAAGATGAAGTTTACACGGTTACGACTCCCTCACCCGATGGAGTTGCCGCTTCTCAAGTGACCACCTACAGCTATGACACGCTGAGCCGAAAGACAGACATCCTTCACCCGGATGGAAAATATTCCAACTTCGAATATTTCAAAACGGGAGATTTAAAAAGGCAATATGGAGAAGTTCCCTATGAGGTGGATTACACCTATGATGCACAAGGACGCATGGAAACCATGACGACTTACTATGGGGCGAGTGCCACCCAGCAAGTCACCACCTGGTTCTACGATGGTCAGCGCGGCTGGTTAACGAAAAAGCAATATCCTGGAGAGACGGACGCTACGGATGATTACAACTATTGGCCATCGGGTAGGCTCTATCAAAGGACCTGGGAACGTAACGGAGGCATCCTTACCACTTATGGTTATAACAATGCCGGAGATCTGGAGACCGTGGACTATTCAGATACAACTCAAGACATCACCTATGGATATAACAGGAGAGGACTACTTGATCAGGTGACCGATGCTGCTGGAACAAGAACGCTCACATATTACACCGATAGAACACCCTGGTTAGAGCTCATAAGTGGTTCCGGCACCTTAAGTGGATACCATTTAACGCATCTACCTGATGCTTTGGGCCGCCGGCAAAGCCTAAGCTTATCCTTCAACGCAAACGATATACACCAGACAAGTTACAGCTATGATGCTGACACAGGGCGTTACCTTTCTGCTAAGATACTTAATCCCGCAACCTCTGCTACACTACACACCGCAACCTACGGATATCTGGCAAACTCTAATCTTCCAGATCGCGTCACTTTTAACAACGGCACAACGGATATTCTGCGGACAAGCAAAACATATGACTACCTCGATCGCCTCTCCAGCACGGCAGCAACTAACCTGCAAACAGGTCCTGTTAATAGCTTTACCTATCAGTATGATGAGATGAACCGCCGCACCAAGGTGGATCTTCAGGGGGGTGATTACTGGAGCTACGGATACAATGATAAAGGAGAAGTCATTTCGGGAAATAAATCATTCTCCGCTGGGGTTCCTGTATCCGGCATGCAACACAGCTATCAGTATGATCCGATCGGCAATCGCCTTTCTGCCACCATCAACGGAAACATCACCACCTATGGGCCCAATGAAAAAAATCAATATGCCAATAGAACCGTTCCGGGAATCGTCGATATTCAGGGGTCTGCAGCCACAGATGCCATAGTGACTGTGAAGAGCTCCCAAGAAGTCAAGCAAGCCTCCCGTCGGGGTGAGTATTTTCACGCCGGAGTTGCCATGAACAACTCAAGCGGGGCAGTTACTGAAGACCTACAAGTCACCGCGGTGCGTAACTTTCATGGAGCTTCCGATGAAGACCTGGTGGATCAGCTTACCAAGAAAGCGTCCCTTCCCCCAAAGAACCAAAACTTTACTTACGACGATGATGGAAACCTTACCTCAGATGGGGTCTATAACTACACCTGGAATGCAGAGAATAGGCTAAACACTCTGGAGCCTAGCACTCCGTTCACTGGAGCCAAAAGCTTTGAATATAAGTACGACTACCAGGGAAGGCGTATTGAAAGGGTCGTTAGAAAATTCAATGGCTCCACATGGGTCCTTGAAAGCAGGAGCTATTATGTTTACGATGACTGGAATTTGATCTACGAAAAGAAAGTGGATGCTGCGGGGACGACAACCTTGGCCGAACGCAAGTACCTCTGGGGCCTAGATCTCAGCGAAACAGAACAAGGCGCAGGTGGTATAGGAGGTCTTCTCATGACAGAAGAGACTACCGGGGTTCACGCCGGCACCCATTATTTCACTTACGACGGTAACGGGAACGTCATGAATACTGTGCATAGTGATGGAACTGTTACTGCTACCTATGAGTATGACCCCTTTGGAAAGCTTGTCAGTCAAAGCGGAACTTACGCTCCAGAAAATCCCTTCTGCTTTTCCACCAAACACTACAACCATGAAACAAAGCTAAGTTACTATGGCTTTAGATACTATTCCTCAAATCTTGGAAGGTGGATTAACAGAGATCCCATTGAGGAAAATGGAGGGATGAATCTTTATGCTTTTGTAGAGAATGATTCGATTAATTTTATCGATCTGATTGGTTTCTTGAAGAAGAAGAGAGAGAACCGTAAAGACTCTAAAGGCAACAAAGTTAAAATAGATATTGTTACTGTTGAGAAATGTGAGGTAGCAATTCTCTATGGGCATGGCAGTGACGAAGTTCCTCACGAGTTTAATTTTCCTGGAGATGGTTGTTCTGGAGGTGAATTTGTTGGTTGTCATGCGGGTACAACTAACCAAAATATACCGAAAGACAATAGGCTTCCTGATCCTGATATGTCTATGAATGAAAAGGCTAGTACTTTTGATCGCTCAAGTGATACTTTTCATGAGGCCAT
The Verrucomicrobiota bacterium DNA segment above includes these coding regions:
- a CDS encoding RHS repeat-associated core domain-containing protein, translating into MIGRILCLWFLFSILSFAAVDEAKFDVYLTNGQERNSEEGQISSVDEYEKVDTISATDLRNGYEVTYGENEENECDVAAAAVPEGFDISEWSFDNDNNKNDTYSMGESPSEGGCIVFANQPPPPSEGIASVTLQSQGCDGGDCSSGDNEGDGSGRGDSPPPGSGGSGGSSGYFNFNTNLGESTAGGFSSTAGTLYSFSELGGVGSLGSRASLGVSNASSPGVFTDGIGIRQILTEDGLVDVEDIPNGYKISLYSSGEYSGSDHPYNANGTAHAVTTITDLSGMNGTHMKLVREESIDINTPNPMVTETVEYLWMNGGWLIKSGFDGSNYLKQSFRSETDNGDGTRTVLRYTLDADNTEVYRKVEIYTDIEAGAGETWRITKRVVDPNGKKLTTLWQYNTNSSSPAFGDETLQIRPTGDWIQTTYHATTGYRTKIKESYLNAALNAPDNQCRVTEYLYVGDAQYGSEMPGTGDTTRNPGWARRSIIKVLGQEVSRNYVVLEDGTKTIKEYRATVAGAAWDDPTNLETITEFYGSGHTRTIYPDGTIRMVEKDQNVKDGHGDGINTNNDIDLDGDTRERIVYRTTIKTGQANTTRDDVLNGTKTVAYKDQTNGVTRLRETYNITTSGQTTTETLIDSERITVIDSKNRATTMVFFDGTTIERSYVCCGLEWERNRQGVTTYFEYDALKRMTSRRVQHPNQATGNFVWTEYVYDAEDRTKETKRIGTDGSVIVTNKSSYNVAGQLITREDALGHSTTVTEVIGYDPDAGTGSGERTVTTNYPDGGTMVEVYHRDGQLKQVTGSAIRPYKVEYGVESNQTFRKEIKLDGSGTPTSEWTKTLYDLAGRISEMEYADGAQEYSFYYTENDDALGKKKGKLSKTVDADGNIMLYAYDAQGRQNVVAIDMDQDSTIDFDGSDRITQTERIDYLDDATHGEVYRTLVTQWDIDGNSNTITLSQTDTSFASREQWTTVAGNTSRITHTATSLPDASGQWTVTTTYPDGTRMLETYQNGYLMSRQQRDAYSAQLTYQVYVYDEHGRLRDLTDARNGTTTTTYTDKDEVYTVTTPSPDGVAASQVTTYSYDTLSRKTDILHPDGKYSNFEYFKTGDLKRQYGEVPYEVDYTYDAQGRMETMTTYYGASATQQVTTWFYDGQRGWLTKKQYPGETDATDDYNYWPSGRLYQRTWERNGGILTTYGYNNAGDLETVDYSDTTQDITYGYNRRGLLDQVTDAAGTRTLTYYTDRTPWLELISGSGTLSGYHLTHLPDALGRRQSLSLSFNANDIHQTSYSYDADTGRYLSAKILNPATSATLHTATYGYLANSNLPDRVTFNNGTTDILRTSKTYDYLDRLSSTAATNLQTGPVNSFTYQYDEMNRRTKVDLQGGDYWSYGYNDKGEVISGNKSFSAGVPVSGMQHSYQYDPIGNRLSATINGNITTYGPNEKNQYANRTVPGIVDIQGSAATDAIVTVKSSQEVKQASRRGEYFHAGVAMNNSSGAVTEDLQVTAVRNFHGASDEDLVDQLTKKASLPPKNQNFTYDDDGNLTSDGVYNYTWNAENRLNTLEPSTPFTGAKSFEYKYDYQGRRIERVVRKFNGSTWVLESRSYYVYDDWNLIYEKKVDAAGTTTLAERKYLWGLDLSETEQGAGGIGGLLMTEETTGVHAGTHYFTYDGNGNVMNTVHSDGTVTATYEYDPFGKLVSQSGTYAPENPFCFSTKHYNHETKLSYYGFRYYSSNLGRWINRDPIEENGGMNLYAFVENDSINFIDLIGFLKKKRENRKDSKGNKVKIDIVTVEKCEVAILYGHGSDEVPHEFNFPGDGCSGGEFVGCHAGTTNQNIPKDNRLPDPDMSMNEKASTFDRSSDTFHEAMVSARTRARKKVNSICADKKKCCKEVKVVYEMQGGFLNKLSPLPNYSNWNETRRCEEQ